In one Agathobacter rectalis ATCC 33656 genomic region, the following are encoded:
- a CDS encoding ABC transporter ATP-binding protein, whose protein sequence is MIEIRNVSLRLDGKSILNNISLTLEPGKIYGLVGSNGSGKTMLMKCICGFVHPTEGEIKTDGRRVGKDVDYLPNAGIIIETPGFIPYYSGLQNLRLLAGIRRKVTDDQIRKALKITGLDPDSRLWVRKYSLGMRQRLGIAQAIMEQPDILILDEPMNGLDKHGVADIRELLMELKKQGKLILLASHNPADIELLCDEVYEMELGNIRNFS, encoded by the coding sequence ATGATAGAAATAAGAAATGTATCACTAAGACTGGATGGCAAATCAATTTTAAATAATATTTCGCTGACACTTGAACCGGGGAAAATCTATGGACTTGTTGGCAGCAACGGAAGCGGCAAAACAATGCTGATGAAATGCATCTGCGGATTTGTGCATCCGACAGAGGGAGAGATAAAAACAGACGGTAGGCGTGTGGGAAAAGATGTGGATTATTTGCCAAATGCAGGAATAATCATTGAAACACCGGGATTTATACCATATTACAGCGGGCTGCAAAATCTACGGCTGCTTGCCGGAATACGCAGAAAGGTTACGGATGATCAGATACGTAAGGCTCTTAAGATAACAGGACTTGATCCGGACAGCAGACTTTGGGTGCGCAAGTACAGTCTTGGAATGAGGCAGCGCCTTGGGATTGCACAGGCAATCATGGAGCAGCCGGACATACTGATACTGGATGAGCCGATGAACGGACTCGATAAACACGGTGTGGCTGATATACGTGAGCTTTTGATGGAGCTTAAAAAGCAGGGAAAGCTCATACTTCTGGCAAGCCACAATCCCGCAGATATCGAGCTGCTTTGTGATGAAGTATATGAAATGGAGCTGGGAAACATAAGAAATTTCAGTTAA